The proteins below are encoded in one region of Paenisporosarcina cavernae:
- the tatC gene encoding twin-arginine translocase subunit TatC, producing the protein MNQNELTLIEHIEEIRKRLMIIVVFFVVAFIGSFFVAKPIIHFLQFSEEAKQLTLHAFTITDPIMIYLKVIIVLSLVVTSPVILYQLWGFVSPGLYETERKATLSYIPFTFFLFVGGILFSYKVLFPFIVEYMILLSGDLGITQVIGINEYFNFLFQVTIPFGFIFQLPVVLLFLARLGLINPMTLSKIRKYAYFVLFVIAAFITPPDIFSHLLVTVPLFALYELSVFISRFGYRKYVLAEQKRELELASSGNEHAVESK; encoded by the coding sequence GTGAATCAAAACGAATTAACCTTAATCGAGCATATAGAAGAAATTCGAAAACGACTGATGATAATCGTCGTTTTCTTTGTTGTAGCGTTTATTGGTAGTTTCTTTGTCGCAAAGCCGATCATTCACTTTTTGCAGTTTAGCGAAGAAGCGAAGCAATTGACGCTCCATGCATTTACAATTACCGATCCAATCATGATTTACTTGAAAGTAATTATTGTGTTATCTCTAGTGGTGACGTCTCCGGTGATCTTGTACCAATTGTGGGGATTTGTTAGCCCGGGACTATATGAAACAGAACGCAAAGCGACACTAAGCTATATTCCCTTTACATTCTTTTTATTTGTAGGTGGAATTTTGTTTAGCTATAAGGTGTTATTTCCGTTTATCGTGGAATACATGATTTTATTATCTGGTGATCTAGGCATCACTCAAGTCATTGGAATAAATGAGTATTTTAACTTTCTATTTCAAGTGACGATTCCGTTCGGATTTATTTTTCAATTACCAGTTGTGTTATTGTTTCTTGCACGGCTAGGGTTAATAAATCCCATGACACTATCGAAAATCCGAAAGTACGCGTACTTTGTGTTATTTGTGATTGCGGCGTTTATTACACCGCCTGATATTTTCTCGCATTTACTTGTGACGGTACCACTGTTTGCTCTATACGAATTGAGCGTGTTTATCTCTCGATTTGGCTATCGCAAATATGTGTTAGCAGAGCAAAAGCGGGAATTAGAACTAGCAAGTAGTGGCAACGAACATGCCGTCGAATCGAAATGA
- a CDS encoding sporulation protein — protein MSLFNKALASIGIGSAKIDTVLEKGSYTAGELVTGQVKVRGGNINQLVDSIFVSVYTTYVKEADDHKYNAKAAVKQYKVTEPFTILAGETKEFPITFTLPFDTPITIGNTRVWIQTEMDIKNAADPTDKDYIDVKPAPIAAAIINEVQNIGFRIRKVDCEHASHRFRGAYPFIQEVEFIPTSGPFRGKLDELEVMFISQSESHADIILQVDRKARGLGSLFSEALGTDESYVRMTVSSTDIPFLRTKLEQIISKHV, from the coding sequence ATGTCATTATTTAATAAAGCGCTAGCTAGTATCGGAATAGGATCTGCAAAAATTGACACTGTTTTAGAAAAAGGATCTTATACTGCCGGAGAACTTGTAACCGGCCAAGTAAAGGTCAGAGGTGGAAACATCAACCAATTAGTTGACTCGATTTTTGTAAGTGTTTATACCACTTATGTGAAAGAAGCAGACGATCATAAATACAATGCAAAAGCAGCTGTAAAACAATATAAAGTAACAGAACCTTTTACGATTTTAGCTGGAGAAACAAAGGAATTTCCGATTACCTTTACCTTACCTTTTGATACGCCAATCACTATAGGAAACACACGAGTATGGATTCAAACTGAAATGGATATTAAAAATGCAGCTGATCCTACGGATAAAGATTACATTGATGTAAAACCTGCGCCAATCGCCGCTGCCATTATCAATGAAGTTCAAAACATCGGATTCCGCATTCGAAAAGTCGACTGTGAGCATGCTTCTCATCGATTCCGTGGAGCATATCCATTCATTCAAGAAGTAGAATTTATTCCAACAAGCGGACCGTTTCGCGGAAAATTAGATGAACTAGAAGTCATGTTTATCTCGCAATCGGAATCACACGCGGACATTATCTTGCAAGTGGATCGAAAAGCAAGAGGACTAGGAAGTTTATTTTCAGAAGCACTCGGAACGGATGAAAGCTATGTTCGAATGACTGTTTCGTCCACCGATATTCCTTTCCTACGTACAAAACTCGAACAAATCATCTCAAAACATGTATAA
- a CDS encoding retron St85 family RNA-directed DNA polymerase has translation MDWEYYKKKYCLVAFENNISSHEIENNLFYAKKLYDRGLPIIYDEIHLGQLIGISHEYMFKVANDASYFYKSFRIKKLNGGSRKISEPLPNLKIIQKWILEEILYKLNIHPSAKAYVKGLSIKDNVKFHRNQKTVLKLDIIRFFNNVKEDLIYRIFKEIGYSKEISWLLTRLCILNGALPQGAVTSPYLSNLVMLNFDRKIYSYCKKKRIRYTRYADDLTFSGEINKHHVISRVKNELLKIHLQLNESKIRVLKNHQRQIITGIVVNKKIQTSIIYRKKIRQEVYYIKKFGIYNHISKTLGITDINTELELKYLKSLIGRIHFVIFVNKFDKEMSTYLHDLKMVYDELSNTHE, from the coding sequence ATGGATTGGGAATACTATAAAAAGAAGTATTGCTTAGTTGCTTTTGAAAATAATATATCTTCCCACGAAATAGAAAATAACTTGTTCTATGCAAAAAAATTGTATGATAGAGGCTTACCTATTATTTATGATGAAATACACTTAGGCCAATTAATAGGCATAAGTCACGAATACATGTTCAAGGTTGCAAACGATGCTTCCTATTTTTATAAAAGCTTTAGAATAAAGAAACTTAATGGTGGTAGTAGAAAGATTTCTGAACCCTTGCCTAATCTAAAAATAATTCAAAAATGGATCTTAGAAGAGATTTTGTATAAATTAAATATACACCCAAGTGCGAAGGCTTATGTAAAAGGATTATCTATTAAAGACAATGTAAAGTTCCACAGAAATCAGAAAACTGTACTAAAACTTGATATAATTAGATTCTTTAATAACGTAAAGGAAGATTTAATTTATCGGATATTTAAAGAGATAGGATATAGCAAAGAAATCTCATGGTTATTAACTAGATTATGCATTTTAAACGGAGCTTTGCCTCAAGGAGCTGTGACTAGTCCTTATTTATCAAATTTGGTTATGCTAAATTTTGATAGGAAAATTTATTCTTACTGCAAAAAAAAGCGAATAAGATATACAAGATACGCGGATGATCTTACCTTTTCGGGAGAAATCAATAAACATCATGTTATTTCTAGAGTTAAAAATGAGCTCCTAAAAATCCACTTACAGTTAAATGAGAGTAAAATAAGAGTATTAAAAAATCACCAGAGACAAATTATAACTGGAATAGTAGTTAATAAAAAAATTCAAACTTCTATTATTTACAGGAAAAAAATTAGACAAGAAGTATATTATATTAAAAAATTCGGTATTTACAATCACATATCAAAGACACTTGGAATAACAGATATAAATACTGAACTAGAATTAAAATATTTAAAGTCATTAATCGGGAGAATACATTTCGTGATTTTTGTCAATAAATTTGATAAAGAAATGAGTACTTATTTGCATGACTTGAAAATGGTTTATGATGAATTATCGAATACTCATGAATAA
- a CDS encoding ring-cleaving dioxygenase, translating into MNELKGIHHVTAITSSAEKNYEFFTYVLGMRLVKKTVNQDDIRTYHLFFADDKGSAGTDMTFFDFPGIQKGTHGTNEIYKTAFRVPTDDALHYWIKRFDKYNVKHGGVQELFGKQTLSFVDFDDQQYMLISDELNEGVASGTPWQNGPVPLEYAITGLGPIHIRIANFEAFKRVLEEAMEMKEIAKEESLHLFEVGEGGNGAQVIVEHNTLLPQGMQGFGTVHHAAFRVEDTNALHYWIDRMQNLGFGTSGYVDRFFFESLYARVAPGILFEWATDGPGFMGDEPYETVGEKLSLPPFLESKREQIEQIVRPIDTVRSTLTIEKEYL; encoded by the coding sequence ATGAATGAGTTAAAAGGAATTCATCACGTAACAGCTATTACGAGCAGTGCGGAAAAAAATTATGAGTTTTTCACGTATGTCTTAGGTATGCGTTTAGTGAAAAAAACAGTCAACCAAGATGATATTCGTACGTATCATTTATTTTTTGCAGACGATAAAGGATCAGCCGGAACGGATATGACGTTTTTCGATTTTCCAGGAATTCAAAAAGGAACGCACGGAACGAACGAAATTTATAAAACGGCGTTCCGTGTTCCGACTGATGATGCACTTCATTACTGGATAAAGCGTTTTGACAAATATAATGTCAAACATGGTGGTGTGCAGGAACTATTCGGAAAACAAACGCTGTCATTTGTGGATTTTGATGATCAACAGTATATGTTAATTTCGGATGAGTTAAATGAAGGGGTTGCATCTGGGACACCCTGGCAAAATGGTCCGGTTCCATTAGAGTACGCGATTACAGGACTTGGTCCCATTCATATTCGTATTGCAAATTTTGAGGCGTTCAAACGTGTGTTAGAGGAAGCAATGGAAATGAAAGAAATTGCGAAGGAAGAATCCCTTCATTTATTCGAAGTAGGAGAAGGTGGCAATGGCGCACAAGTGATCGTCGAACATAACACGCTCTTACCACAAGGAATGCAAGGATTTGGTACGGTGCATCATGCCGCGTTCCGCGTGGAGGATACGAATGCGCTACACTACTGGATTGACCGGATGCAAAATTTAGGATTTGGAACATCTGGCTATGTAGACCGTTTCTTCTTCGAGTCGTTATACGCGCGAGTTGCACCAGGAATTTTATTCGAATGGGCAACAGACGGTCCAGGATTTATGGGAGATGAGCCGTACGAAACGGTGGGGGAAAAATTATCATTGCCACCATTCTTAGAATCGAAACGGGAACAAATTGAACAGATTGTGCGCCCGATTGATACAGTACGTAGTACATTGACTATAGAAAAAGAATACCTGTAA
- a CDS encoding ABC-F family ATP-binding cassette domain-containing protein, which produces MYVLQVQNVVKSFVVDEILSGVKMEVGERDRVALVGRNGAGKSTLLKIIAGELSFDSGDIIIPKHIRIGYLEQHAGIDSTLSIWEEMLSLFAHFITDEKELRAMEQQMSDPAITGNEERYAKLLADYDQKQTAFKDAGGYQYESDIRSVLHGMQFYPADFETPIQSLSGGQKTRLALAKLLLTKPDLLILDEPTNHLDMDTLAWLEKYLQGYPGAILIVSHDRYFLDQVVDYVYEVSRHQVSRYVGNYSAYLDQKAANYERDKKLFEKQQSEKAKLEEFVQKNIARASTTKMAQSRRKVLEKTDWMEAPDGKEKSANFGFGLDKQSGNDVLSIRDLTVGYDGNPTCKEMNVQVYREDRIAIVGPNGVGKSTLLKTIVKDLPPIKGTIHYGTNVQFGYYDQQQAKLTGNRTVLRELWDEWPLMNEKDIRSILGRFLFSGDDVEKPISSLSGGEKARVALAKLMLLKSNTLILDEPTNHLDLDSKIVLENALLNFPGTILFVSHDRYFINRIANKVLEVTPNGTTLYLGDYDYYVEKKLEQAEIAALTKTEDEKRPAISTSAHSQIDKEAKKRIRQITRQMDELENAMQRVEESIGELHEKLLDPDITGDHEALYDIQQSIEAEKEQQDLLELEWLELQQELDTLNE; this is translated from the coding sequence ATGTATGTATTGCAAGTACAGAATGTCGTAAAGTCCTTCGTCGTGGACGAGATATTAAGTGGCGTCAAAATGGAAGTTGGAGAACGTGATCGTGTCGCACTTGTTGGGCGTAACGGGGCGGGAAAATCCACTTTGTTAAAAATTATCGCGGGAGAATTATCATTTGACTCAGGTGATATTATTATCCCGAAACATATTCGAATTGGATATTTAGAACAGCATGCAGGAATTGATTCGACCTTATCGATTTGGGAAGAAATGCTTTCGCTGTTCGCTCATTTCATTACCGATGAAAAAGAACTGCGAGCGATGGAACAGCAAATGTCTGATCCTGCAATTACTGGGAATGAAGAGCGCTATGCCAAGTTATTAGCTGACTATGACCAAAAACAGACCGCATTTAAAGATGCGGGTGGCTATCAGTATGAATCCGATATTCGTTCTGTTTTACATGGGATGCAATTTTATCCGGCCGATTTCGAGACACCAATTCAGTCTCTATCCGGTGGGCAAAAAACAAGATTAGCGTTAGCTAAGTTACTATTAACGAAACCAGATTTACTCATTCTCGATGAGCCTACGAACCATTTAGATATGGATACGTTAGCTTGGCTTGAAAAATATTTGCAAGGATATCCTGGAGCGATCCTCATCGTCTCGCATGACCGTTATTTCCTTGATCAAGTTGTCGATTATGTATATGAAGTATCGAGACATCAGGTGTCACGATATGTTGGAAATTACTCTGCCTATTTAGATCAAAAAGCTGCGAATTACGAACGAGATAAAAAACTCTTTGAAAAGCAGCAATCCGAAAAGGCAAAGCTAGAAGAATTTGTACAAAAGAATATTGCCCGTGCATCCACTACGAAAATGGCGCAATCGAGACGAAAAGTGCTCGAAAAGACCGACTGGATGGAAGCTCCGGATGGGAAAGAAAAATCAGCGAATTTTGGATTTGGTTTGGACAAACAAAGTGGGAATGATGTCTTATCAATCCGTGATTTAACCGTCGGCTACGATGGAAATCCAACGTGTAAAGAAATGAACGTACAAGTATATAGAGAAGATCGAATCGCAATTGTCGGTCCAAATGGTGTCGGAAAATCGACGTTGTTGAAAACAATCGTGAAAGACTTGCCTCCTATTAAAGGTACGATTCATTATGGCACAAATGTTCAATTCGGTTATTACGACCAGCAACAAGCAAAGCTTACGGGAAATCGTACCGTCCTTCGTGAGTTGTGGGATGAGTGGCCATTGATGAATGAAAAAGATATCCGCTCTATCCTAGGACGGTTTTTATTCAGCGGGGATGACGTGGAAAAACCAATTTCATCGCTTTCAGGTGGAGAGAAAGCACGTGTCGCATTAGCGAAACTGATGCTCTTAAAATCCAACACTCTCATTTTGGATGAGCCGACCAACCATTTAGACTTAGACAGTAAAATCGTGTTAGAAAATGCCTTATTAAACTTTCCAGGCACAATCCTATTTGTGTCACATGATCGTTACTTCATTAATCGAATTGCCAATAAAGTGTTGGAAGTAACCCCTAACGGGACGACGCTATACCTTGGAGATTACGATTATTATGTGGAGAAAAAACTAGAGCAAGCAGAGATAGCAGCACTAACAAAAACAGAAGATGAGAAGCGGCCTGCCATTTCCACCTCGGCCCATTCGCAAATCGATAAAGAAGCGAAAAAGCGAATCCGTCAAATCACAAGACAAATGGACGAGCTTGAAAATGCCATGCAGCGTGTGGAAGAATCGATTGGCGAACTGCATGAGAAATTATTAGATCCGGATATTACGGGAGATCATGAAGCACTCTACGACATCCAACAATCAATCGAAGCCGAAAAGGAACAACAAGATTTACTAGAACTAGAATGGCTAGAATTACAACAAGAATTAGATACATTAAACGAGTAA
- the groL gene encoding chaperonin GroEL (60 kDa chaperone family; promotes refolding of misfolded polypeptides especially under stressful conditions; forms two stacked rings of heptamers to form a barrel-shaped 14mer; ends can be capped by GroES; misfolded proteins enter the barrel where they are refolded when GroES binds), translating into MAKEIKFSEDARSLMLRGVDKLADAVKVTLGPKGRNVVLEKKFGSPLITNDGVTIAKEIELEDAFENMGAKLVAEVASKTNEIAGDGTTTATVLAQAMIREGLKNVTAGANPVGIRKGIEKAVAAAVTELKEISKEIEGKESIAQVAAISAADEEVGQLIAEAMERVGNDGVITIEESKGFTTELDVVEGMQFDRGYASPYMVTDSEKMEAVLDNPYILITDKKITNIQEILPVLEQVVQQGKPLILIAEDVEGEALATLVVNKLRGTFNAVAVKAPGFGDRRKAMLEDIAILTGGEVITEDLGLDLKSASITQLGRAAKVVVTKENTTIVEGSGDTAKISARVTQIRSQLEETSSEFDKEKLQERLAKLSGGVAVIKVGAATETELKERKLRIEDALNSTRAAVEEGIVSGGGTALVNVYNKVSEVTAEETGDVATGVKIVLRALEEPVRQIANNAGLEGSIIVDRLKREAIGIGFNAANGEWVNMMESGIVDPTKVTRSALQNAASVAAMFLTTEAVVADIPEPAPAMPDMSGMGGMGGMM; encoded by the coding sequence ATGGCAAAAGAAATTAAATTTAGTGAAGACGCACGTAGTTTAATGCTTCGTGGAGTAGATAAATTAGCAGACGCTGTGAAAGTGACACTTGGACCTAAGGGGCGTAACGTCGTTTTAGAGAAAAAATTCGGTTCACCACTTATTACGAATGACGGTGTGACAATCGCAAAAGAAATTGAATTAGAAGATGCATTCGAAAACATGGGTGCAAAATTAGTAGCAGAAGTTGCTTCGAAAACAAACGAAATTGCAGGGGACGGTACAACAACTGCAACTGTTCTAGCGCAAGCAATGATTCGTGAAGGACTAAAAAACGTGACAGCTGGTGCAAACCCTGTTGGAATCCGTAAAGGAATCGAAAAAGCGGTGGCAGCTGCAGTAACTGAACTTAAAGAAATCTCTAAAGAAATCGAAGGCAAAGAGTCAATTGCACAGGTAGCAGCAATTTCTGCAGCCGACGAAGAAGTTGGCCAATTAATTGCTGAAGCAATGGAACGCGTTGGGAACGACGGTGTTATTACGATCGAAGAGTCAAAAGGATTTACTACGGAGCTAGATGTTGTAGAAGGGATGCAATTCGACCGAGGATACGCATCGCCGTACATGGTAACAGATTCTGAAAAAATGGAAGCTGTACTAGATAATCCGTATATCCTCATTACAGATAAAAAAATTACGAACATCCAAGAAATCCTTCCTGTTTTAGAGCAAGTGGTACAACAAGGCAAACCGTTAATCTTAATCGCTGAAGATGTTGAAGGCGAAGCACTTGCAACATTAGTAGTGAACAAATTACGTGGTACATTCAATGCTGTTGCTGTAAAAGCTCCAGGATTCGGTGATCGTCGTAAAGCAATGCTTGAAGACATTGCGATCTTAACAGGTGGTGAAGTTATAACGGAAGATCTAGGTCTAGACTTAAAATCCGCTTCCATCACGCAACTTGGACGCGCAGCGAAAGTAGTTGTTACAAAAGAAAATACGACTATCGTTGAAGGATCTGGCGATACAGCGAAAATTTCTGCACGTGTCACACAAATTCGCTCGCAATTAGAAGAAACTTCTTCTGAATTTGATAAAGAAAAACTACAAGAACGTTTAGCAAAACTTTCTGGTGGTGTAGCAGTAATTAAAGTTGGAGCTGCAACAGAAACAGAATTGAAAGAACGCAAACTTCGTATTGAAGACGCGTTAAACTCTACGCGCGCAGCAGTCGAAGAAGGTATCGTATCTGGTGGTGGTACTGCACTAGTAAACGTATATAACAAAGTATCAGAAGTGACAGCTGAAGAAACTGGCGACGTCGCTACTGGTGTGAAAATTGTTTTACGTGCATTAGAAGAACCAGTTCGTCAAATTGCAAATAACGCAGGATTAGAAGGTTCAATCATTGTAGATCGTCTAAAACGCGAAGCAATTGGTATCGGATTCAACGCAGCAAACGGCGAATGGGTGAACATGATGGAATCTGGTATCGTAGATCCAACAAAAGTTACTCGTTCTGCATTACAAAACGCAGCATCTGTAGCAGCGATGTTCTTAACAACAGAAGCAGTAGTTGCAGATATTCCAGAACCAGCTCCAGCAATGCCAGACATGAGCGGCATGGGTGGAATGGGCGGCATGATGTAA
- a CDS encoding CPBP family intramembrane glutamic endopeptidase codes for MKKNKTLAILLIVYILMQLSGFLIGPLLFLYFQGVYPNDLKMAELMTNGWFVFVSMSLAAVIFLFLIRKEKNFVDLPGKKASIGKSIGFGIIGFFLVLIGQSIGAYIESLIGIPPGSENTAQFLEIASAAPVAIFSIVLFAPFLEEVVFRRVIFGTVLGKSNFVIAAIVSAVVFAIIHFDFAHIILYAISGFIFAYLYYITKRLLTSFIAHMLLNGFVTVIQLNIDALEKFQKSLQFILHHLQ; via the coding sequence GTGAAGAAAAACAAAACACTCGCAATTTTACTCATTGTCTATATACTCATGCAGCTCTCCGGATTTCTCATTGGACCATTATTGTTCCTCTATTTTCAAGGTGTTTATCCAAACGATTTAAAAATGGCAGAACTAATGACAAATGGCTGGTTTGTGTTCGTCAGCATGTCACTTGCAGCGGTGATTTTTTTATTCCTCATCCGCAAAGAGAAGAATTTCGTGGATTTACCGGGGAAGAAAGCGAGCATAGGAAAGTCGATTGGCTTCGGTATTATCGGATTTTTCCTCGTACTAATTGGCCAATCAATTGGTGCCTACATAGAGTCATTAATCGGCATCCCGCCTGGTTCTGAAAATACGGCTCAATTTCTTGAGATAGCTAGTGCAGCTCCAGTTGCGATTTTTTCCATTGTATTATTTGCTCCATTTTTAGAAGAAGTGGTATTTCGTCGCGTTATTTTTGGAACTGTTTTAGGTAAATCGAATTTTGTCATTGCGGCAATCGTTAGTGCTGTCGTGTTCGCCATTATTCACTTCGATTTTGCACACATCATACTGTATGCAATTAGTGGATTTATATTCGCCTATTTGTACTACATAACGAAGCGCCTTCTTACTTCATTTATCGCACATATGCTGTTAAATGGATTTGTGACCGTTATCCAATTGAATATTGATGCACTTGAAAAATTTCAAAAAAGTCTTCAATTCATCTTGCATCATTTACAATAG
- the rimI gene encoding ribosomal protein S18-alanine N-acetyltransferase: MTTNILYRKMTYEDITSVLAIEREAFTLPWTEEAFQHEMTNNFHAYYVVAETAEHQIVGFCGMWLVMDECHITNVAVLQAFKGRKIGEGLMREAIRVSKEHGAVLMTLEVRVTNTPAQNLYRKLGFKDGGIRKNYYTDNQEDGLVMWVEFT; encoded by the coding sequence ATGACAACTAATATTCTCTATCGGAAAATGACATACGAAGATATTACCTCGGTCCTAGCGATTGAACGGGAAGCATTCACCTTGCCTTGGACGGAGGAAGCATTTCAACATGAAATGACAAACAACTTCCATGCGTATTATGTCGTAGCGGAAACTGCGGAACATCAAATCGTCGGATTTTGTGGGATGTGGCTCGTCATGGATGAATGCCACATAACGAATGTGGCTGTTCTACAAGCGTTCAAGGGACGCAAAATCGGAGAAGGATTAATGCGGGAAGCTATCCGTGTATCAAAAGAGCACGGAGCGGTTTTGATGACGTTAGAAGTTCGGGTAACAAATACTCCAGCACAAAATCTGTACCGAAAACTAGGGTTTAAAGACGGTGGTATTCGGAAGAATTATTATACGGATAACCAAGAGGATGGGCTGGTAATGTGGGTGGAATTTACATGA
- the tatA gene encoding twin-arginine translocase TatA/TatE family subunit, with amino-acid sequence MAPGIGSLIIIGIIALLIFGPKKLPELGKAFGSSLREFKNATKGLADDEQDDKQVIEAKKVEETK; translated from the coding sequence ATGGCTCCGGGTATTGGTAGTTTAATTATTATCGGGATTATCGCATTGCTGATTTTTGGACCGAAGAAATTGCCTGAGTTAGGTAAAGCGTTTGGTTCTTCCTTACGTGAGTTTAAAAACGCAACAAAAGGATTAGCAGATGACGAGCAAGATGACAAACAAGTCATCGAAGCGAAAAAGGTAGAAGAGACGAAGTAA
- the tsaD gene encoding tRNA (adenosine(37)-N6)-threonylcarbamoyltransferase complex transferase subunit TsaD codes for MKQDTYILGIETSCDETAVAIVKNGTEIITNVVASQIQTHKQFGGVVPEIASRQHVEQMTLVLEQALKEANLLPSELSAVAVTEGPGLVGALLVGIQAAKAFAFANNLPLIGVHHIAGHIYANALVTELEFPLLTLVVSGGHTELVVMKEHGDFQVIGETRDDAAGEAYDKVARVLHLPYPGGPHVDRLAMEAEEKVSFPKVWLEEGSYDFSFSGLKSAVINYKHNAEQKGEEITPSAVAAGFQESVVEVLVTKTMRAANEYGVAQILAAGGVSANKGLRTALKAACEKAGIPLVIPPLSLCTDNAAMIAAAGYHMFLAGKRSDYALNGRPGMELTSWNE; via the coding sequence ATGAAACAAGATACGTATATTTTAGGTATTGAAACGAGTTGTGATGAAACAGCAGTGGCGATTGTGAAAAACGGAACGGAAATTATCACGAATGTCGTGGCATCTCAAATACAAACGCATAAGCAATTTGGTGGTGTCGTTCCAGAAATCGCATCAAGACAGCACGTGGAGCAGATGACACTTGTACTGGAGCAAGCATTAAAAGAAGCGAATCTATTACCCTCAGAACTTTCTGCTGTGGCAGTTACGGAAGGACCTGGATTAGTAGGCGCGTTATTAGTAGGAATACAAGCTGCGAAAGCATTTGCCTTTGCGAATAACTTGCCATTAATAGGTGTACATCACATTGCAGGGCACATTTATGCCAATGCTTTAGTGACTGAGTTAGAATTTCCTCTTTTAACGCTCGTCGTTTCTGGCGGACACACGGAGCTTGTGGTAATGAAAGAACATGGCGATTTTCAAGTTATAGGAGAAACTCGCGATGATGCAGCAGGTGAGGCCTATGATAAAGTAGCCCGAGTTCTCCATTTGCCGTATCCGGGTGGCCCTCATGTAGATCGTTTAGCAATGGAAGCAGAGGAAAAGGTTTCATTTCCAAAAGTGTGGTTGGAAGAAGGATCCTATGATTTTAGCTTTAGCGGATTGAAATCAGCCGTGATCAACTACAAACATAACGCTGAGCAAAAAGGGGAAGAAATTACCCCTTCTGCGGTGGCAGCAGGATTTCAAGAAAGTGTCGTGGAAGTGCTCGTGACGAAAACGATGCGAGCAGCAAACGAATATGGTGTTGCTCAAATTCTTGCAGCTGGAGGCGTTTCTGCGAATAAAGGCTTACGCACTGCATTGAAGGCAGCATGTGAGAAAGCAGGCATTCCGCTCGTGATTCCGCCATTATCGTTATGCACAGATAACGCAGCAATGATTGCAGCTGCTGGCTATCATATGTTTTTAGCTGGAAAACGTTCGGATTATGCATTGAATGGAAGACCAGGAATGGAGCTTACTAGCTGGAATGAATAA
- a CDS encoding RNA polymerase sigma factor: protein MEMDLERLYFEYSDKVYHFIYILVRNKETAEDLTQETFYKAYKGLQHFNDQSSHSTWLLKIARNTTYDYFRRKRIIQFFTWGNEVVIDHQTLTPESSALRNETHSEIHTALLRLKKDYRDVIILRKINECSI, encoded by the coding sequence ATGGAGATGGATTTAGAGCGATTGTATTTCGAATACAGTGATAAGGTATACCATTTTATTTACATCCTTGTTCGGAATAAAGAAACGGCTGAAGATTTAACACAAGAAACATTCTATAAAGCATATAAGGGATTGCAACATTTTAATGATCAATCGTCGCACTCTACGTGGTTACTTAAAATAGCCCGAAATACTACATACGATTACTTTAGACGAAAAAGAATTATTCAATTTTTCACCTGGGGAAATGAAGTAGTTATTGACCATCAGACCTTAACACCCGAAAGCTCCGCATTAAGAAATGAAACGCATTCCGAAATCCATACAGCATTATTGCGTTTAAAAAAGGACTATCGTGACGTGATTATTCTAAGAAAAATTAATGAATGCTCTATATAG
- the groES gene encoding co-chaperone GroES: MLKPLGDRIVIELVEAEETTSFGIVLPDSAKEKPQEGKVVAVGTGRVLDNGTRVDLDVKEGDKIIFSKYAGTEVKYAGNEYLILRESDILAIVE; this comes from the coding sequence TTGTTAAAACCATTAGGCGATCGTATCGTAATCGAATTAGTCGAAGCGGAGGAAACAACATCTTTCGGCATCGTACTTCCGGACTCTGCAAAAGAGAAACCGCAGGAAGGGAAAGTAGTTGCTGTAGGTACTGGACGTGTATTAGATAACGGCACACGCGTGGATCTTGACGTAAAAGAAGGAGATAAAATCATCTTCTCGAAATACGCAGGAACAGAAGTGAAATACGCAGGCAACGAATACTTAATCTTACGCGAGAGCGATATTTTAGCAATTGTAGAATAA